GGTGGAAGAGAATGGCAGCAGTTGGAGATGAGGACAACGGCGCCAGTGATGGCGGCGAGTGCCACGATCTCAAGTCGATTCTTGCCGGCGATGAGAGGGATTTCCTTATCCATAACAATGGTGATCAGGTACTTAGACAATATCGATTTAGGATTAGATTTTTTAAATCCTCCAAAAAGTTTCTTTCAAAAGGTTGATTTAGGATCCAATTCtttaccttcaaaaaaaaaaaaaaaaaaaaggatctaaTTCTATttcctgtctttttttttttttttttctcatgatgATGTGATAATGTGATAATCCGATAAACCATGAAAAACACATAATTCCAGCAAGCATTTTACTTGGTTATATTTGAAGTTGTCTAATTGACATAAGTAACACTAAATGCTTAAGATACGACACCCCTCCACGAAGTGTACATTAACTACGTATCCACAGGCACTTGCAAAAAACTTTTAAGTTCAGATAATTATTGAGTGTTTTATTTGCAACTGCTATCTTTCTAGAAATTGTTCTTCTAATATGGTAAGGAATTTGGATTTGAGTTCTTCAGGTGAAGATCGCCAATCTTGAAGGGAAAACTGTCGGTCTCTACTTCTCAGCCTCTTGGTGCCCACCTTGCAGGGGCTTCACCCCAAAGCTGATCGAAACTTATGGGGAGCTCTCCTCAGAGGGGAAGGACTTTGAGGTTGTCTTCGTGTCAGGTGACAGGGATGAGGATTCATTTAATGGTTACTTCTCAAAGATGCCATGGCTTGCGATTCCATTCTCTGACTCCAAGGCCCGTGATCGCCTTGATGAGCTGTTCAAAGTGAGGGGTATACCCCACCTTGTCATCCTTGGTGCAAGAGGGGAGGTACTTAATGAAAAGGGTGTACCGGCCGTGAGGGAGTATGGCTCTGAGGGCTATCCCTTCACTCCTGAGAAGATCAACAAGCTGAAAGAGGATGAAGAGGCTGCTAAAAGGGAGCAAACTCTTCAGACCGTGCTGGTTTCGCCATCCCGTGACTATTTGATTTCGAACGATGGAAATAAGGTTATCTTCATCTTTTTATATATTGTGGTTTTGATATCCAATGCGTTCTTCATCAAATAGCGATATTCTTCTGTCTAAAAGGAGTATCTTCATATTTAAGTTCTTAAGTAACCATTAGTGCAcccctttattttattttattttattttggttcTCTTAATTATATCAATTTACCAGCAGGTATCTGTGTCAGAGCTTGAAGGAAAGATAGTATGCCTGTACTTCACAATTAATGGTATGAAACCATGCGACGAGTTCACTCTGGTGCTTGGGAAAATATATCGAAAGCTGAAGGAAAGGGGAGAGAGCTTTGAAGTTGTGATGGTGTCCTTGGATGATGAAGAATCATCCTTCAAAGGAGGCTTTGCCACTATGCCGTGGCTTGCTATCCCTTTCCAGGATAAGAGCTGTGGGAAGCTTGTTCGCTACTTTGAACTCAGGACTGTACCTACTTTGGTTGTTCTTGGCGCTGACGGGAAGACTCTGCATAGCAATATAGCTGAGGTTGTGGAAGAGCACGGGGAGGAAGCATGGGAAGGATTCCCATTTTCTCAGGACAAAATGGATATGCTTGCAGAGAAGGCGAAAGCAAAATTGGAAGCACAGACGCTGGAGTCCCTTCTGGTTTCTGGGGAGCTAGATTATGTCATTGGCAAAGATGGTGTCAAGGTAAAGATTTTATTCAATGAGCATGCAATTAATTGCTTGGGTTAGTTTTCATCttctttttgaaattcatattgatATAGATTTGATTCTTTCTTAGCTCTACAAAGGT
This genomic window from Elaeis guineensis isolate ETL-2024a chromosome 13, EG11, whole genome shotgun sequence contains:
- the LOC105056708 gene encoding probable nucleoredoxin 1-1 isoform X1, with translation MAAVGDEDNGASDGGECHDLKSILAGDERDFLIHNNGDQVKIANLEGKTVGLYFSASWCPPCRGFTPKLIETYGELSSEGKDFEVVFVSGDRDEDSFNGYFSKMPWLAIPFSDSKARDRLDELFKVRGIPHLVILGARGEVLNEKGVPAVREYGSEGYPFTPEKINKLKEDEEAAKREQTLQTVLVSPSRDYLISNDGNKQVSVSELEGKIVCLYFTINGMKPCDEFTLVLGKIYRKLKERGESFEVVMVSLDDEESSFKGGFATMPWLAIPFQDKSCGKLVRYFELRTVPTLVVLGADGKTLHSNIAEVVEEHGEEAWEGFPFSQDKMDMLAEKAKAKLEAQTLESLLVSGELDYVIGKDGVKVPVSELIGKNILLYFSAKWCGPCRAFLPKLVEEYNKIKEKDSAFELVFVSSDRDQNSFEDFFSGMPWLALPFGDERKKTLSRLFKIRGIPSLVAIGPTGKTVTTDARHLLMIHGADAYPFTEERIKELEDQIEEMAKGWPEKLKHELHEEHELVLTRCGEYGCDGCNGLGGKWSYRCTECNFDLHPRCALVENREKGGEEHSEEQGKTKEGYVCDGDVCRKA
- the LOC105056708 gene encoding probable nucleoredoxin 1-1 isoform X2: MAAVGDEDNGASDGGECHDLKSILAGDERDFLIHNNGDQVKIANLEGKTVGLYFSASWCPPCRGFTPKLIETYGELSSEGKDFEVVFVSGDRDEDSFNGYFSKMPWLAIPFSDSKARDRLDELFKVRGIPHLVILGARGEVLNEKGVPAVREYGSEGYPFTPEKINKLKEDEEAAKREQTLQTVLVSPSRDYLISNDGNKVSVSELEGKIVCLYFTINGMKPCDEFTLVLGKIYRKLKERGESFEVVMVSLDDEESSFKGGFATMPWLAIPFQDKSCGKLVRYFELRTVPTLVVLGADGKTLHSNIAEVVEEHGEEAWEGFPFSQDKMDMLAEKAKAKLEAQTLESLLVSGELDYVIGKDGVKVPVSELIGKNILLYFSAKWCGPCRAFLPKLVEEYNKIKEKDSAFELVFVSSDRDQNSFEDFFSGMPWLALPFGDERKKTLSRLFKIRGIPSLVAIGPTGKTVTTDARHLLMIHGADAYPFTEERIKELEDQIEEMAKGWPEKLKHELHEEHELVLTRCGEYGCDGCNGLGGKWSYRCTECNFDLHPRCALVENREKGGEEHSEEQGKTKEGYVCDGDVCRKA